Part of the Nitrospirota bacterium genome is shown below.
GGAGGACCCCTGCGCCATCGAGATAAAGTACGGGCAGGGGGCCAAGCCCGGGGACGGGGGGCTCCTCATGGCCTACAAGGTCCTGAAGCTCATCGCCGAAATCCGGGGTGTTCCCCTGGGGGTTGACCTGGCCAGCCCGCCCACGCACCAGACCAAGTACTCCATCGAGGAGGCGGTGGCCAAGATGATAACCTCCATGTCCATGGCCTGGGGGTTCCGCGTGCCCGTGTACCCCAAGATATCGGGGACCAAGACGGCCCGGGCGGTGCTGAACAACCTGGCCCGGAATCCCTATGCCGCCGCGCTTTCCATAGACGGCGAGGACGGCGGGACCGGGGCGGCCTATAACGTCTCCATGGACAAGATGGGCCATCCCATCGCCAGCAACCTGAGGGAGTGCTACCTGGACCTGGTGCGCCAGGGCAAGCAGAACGAGCTTCCGCTCGTCGCCGCCGGGGGGGTGGGCAAGAAGGGCAACCTCGCGGCCAACGCCGCCGCGCTCATCATGCTGGGGGCCTCGGCCGTCTCCATCGGAAAGTACATCATGCAGGCCGCGGCCGACTGCTACGGCAACGAGTACAACCGCTGCAATCTCTGTAACACGGGCCGCTGCCCCCGGGGCATCACCACCCAGGACCCCAAGCTCTACCGCCGCCTGGACTCCGAGAAGGTGGCCGAGCGCGTGGTGCAGACCTTCAAGGTCGCCGACACGGAGCTGAGGAAGATATTCGCCCCCATGGGCCGGAGCACGGAGCTTCCCATCGGGATGTCCGACGGCCTGAGCGTGGCGGACAAGGCCATCGCCGAGAGGTTGAAAATAGACTATGCCTGTTAAGAACAACAAGGCCCGGGCCGGCAACAGGCGCCTCGTCATCGCCGGCATGGAGGACGGAAAGCGGGTCAGCT
Proteins encoded:
- a CDS encoding glutamate synthase-related protein, whose amino-acid sequence is MQQALDNNHELPLEEFPYIVRWSEERCKRCGRCTAVCPVKAIEPTIRVERRVYSEGPEPTPQAARRITQVVRQVRDIARYCVGCSSCALVCPNEAIRPEYNPRNKLLTFRSRGGDAYKRGGRRNDPGVGTLDKLKFSRISMLTDPALDAGRHEFKLTTLLGRILPAEGLPLRADNGGLAVDAEAFVPPVREIYPIMIGSMSVGALSPPMWEGLAMGVAYLNEEMGMPVVMCTGEGGMPPRLLRSRFLKYFILQIASGYFGWDEIVRAIPDMVEDPCAIEIKYGQGAKPGDGGLLMAYKVLKLIAEIRGVPLGVDLASPPTHQTKYSIEEAVAKMITSMSMAWGFRVPVYPKISGTKTARAVLNNLARNPYAAALSIDGEDGGTGAAYNVSMDKMGHPIASNLRECYLDLVRQGKQNELPLVAAGGVGKKGNLAANAAALIMLGASAVSIGKYIMQAAADCYGNEYNRCNLCNTGRCPRGITTQDPKLYRRLDSEKVAERVVQTFKVADTELRKIFAPMGRSTELPIGMSDGLSVADKAIAERLKIDYAC